From the Leucobacter tenebrionis genome, one window contains:
- a CDS encoding DUF3500 domain-containing protein: protein MLTSQTKQRTLSVAAITLAAGLLFTGCATGVESTGSTTGLSTVATSAYSSDSADATTTSQTISDTSAAAEAFLATLSDEQREAVLYDYDDETKTTSWSNFPVTFVERAGLNLNDLTDEQRAAALEVLEALLSDEAYSTVTGIMGGDEYLLEYSSSTETSLGQYYIAFFGDPTSDSAYEVQFGGHHLGINATLDADADAITFAPTHLGVQPAVYTDADGNEVQPFDGIYTDAFAFFDSLTAEQQATLTSGDVSMCAPGGTCDFAAGDGLMAADLTDEQKQLLLDLIMNWAGMADEQTTEAARAEIEATLDDTVVAWSGETVYDMSTGNGISFSISGPNVYVAFQAQPDSVGADVDGVTTAGWGHVHTIYRDPTNDYANSVEQQETSGPGGGAPGGGEMPSGGPGDGGTRPGLPGSEN, encoded by the coding sequence ATGTTGACATCACAGACGAAGCAGCGGACGCTGAGCGTCGCTGCGATCACGCTTGCTGCCGGCCTGCTGTTCACCGGCTGCGCGACCGGCGTCGAGAGCACCGGGTCGACTACCGGTTTGAGCACCGTGGCGACGTCGGCCTACTCGAGCGATAGTGCCGATGCGACCACCACGAGCCAGACCATCTCGGACACCTCCGCTGCGGCCGAAGCGTTCCTCGCAACCCTGTCCGATGAGCAGCGCGAGGCCGTGCTGTACGACTACGACGACGAGACCAAGACGACCTCGTGGTCGAACTTCCCCGTCACATTCGTCGAGCGCGCGGGCCTCAACCTGAACGACCTGACCGATGAGCAGCGGGCCGCAGCCTTGGAGGTGCTTGAAGCGCTGCTGAGCGACGAGGCCTACTCGACCGTCACCGGGATCATGGGCGGCGACGAGTATCTGCTCGAGTATTCGAGCAGCACCGAGACGTCGCTGGGTCAGTACTACATCGCGTTCTTCGGCGACCCGACGAGTGACAGCGCCTATGAGGTACAGTTCGGCGGCCACCACCTCGGCATCAACGCCACCCTCGACGCCGACGCCGACGCGATCACCTTCGCTCCCACCCACCTGGGCGTGCAGCCGGCCGTGTACACGGACGCTGACGGCAACGAGGTGCAGCCCTTCGACGGCATCTACACCGACGCGTTCGCGTTCTTCGACAGTCTCACCGCCGAGCAACAGGCGACGCTCACCTCTGGCGATGTCAGCATGTGCGCTCCCGGCGGCACCTGCGATTTCGCCGCCGGCGACGGCCTGATGGCGGCCGATCTGACCGATGAGCAGAAGCAACTGCTGCTGGATCTCATCATGAACTGGGCGGGTATGGCCGACGAGCAGACCACCGAGGCTGCTCGCGCGGAGATCGAGGCGACCCTCGACGACACGGTCGTCGCGTGGAGCGGTGAGACCGTCTACGACATGAGCACCGGGAACGGCATCAGCTTCTCGATCTCCGGCCCGAACGTCTACGTCGCGTTCCAGGCGCAACCGGATTCGGTGGGCGCCGACGTCGACGGCGTCACCACTGCCGGGTGGGGGCACGTGCACACCATCTACCGCGACCCGACGAACGACTACGCGAACAGTGTCGAGCAGCAGGAGACGTCGGGACCCGGCGGTGGGGCGCCAGGGGGAGGCGAGATGCCCTCGGGCGGCCCCGGAGACGGCGGCACCCGTCCGGGGCTGCCCGGATCGGAGAACTGA
- a CDS encoding DUF4956 domain-containing protein — MDVNTLIPVGVDLVAALILTLGVYYPRHRRRDLVVAFLGVNVGVLAVASMLSEAGIAAGLGLGLFGVLSIIRLRSSEISQREVAYYFAALATGLLGGLGSGNPVLASALITLILAVMWVVDHPALLAGSRHQLVRIDRAIPDEGDLRTEIEARLGATVTSLTVQQLDLVNDSTLVDVRFRLEPARARPARERTEAV, encoded by the coding sequence GTGGATGTCAACACGCTCATCCCCGTCGGCGTCGACCTCGTCGCCGCCCTCATCCTCACGCTCGGCGTCTACTATCCGCGGCATCGGCGCAGGGATCTCGTCGTCGCGTTCCTCGGTGTGAACGTCGGCGTCCTCGCCGTCGCCTCGATGCTCAGCGAGGCCGGTATCGCGGCCGGCCTCGGCCTGGGCCTCTTCGGAGTCCTGAGCATCATCCGCCTGCGCTCTTCCGAGATCTCCCAGCGCGAAGTCGCCTACTACTTCGCGGCGCTCGCGACCGGGCTCCTCGGAGGTCTCGGCTCCGGGAACCCGGTGCTCGCCTCCGCGTTGATCACTCTGATTCTCGCCGTCATGTGGGTGGTGGATCACCCGGCCCTGCTCGCCGGCAGCAGGCATCAGCTGGTGAGGATCGACCGCGCGATCCCGGACGAAGGCGACCTACGGACGGAGATCGAAGCGCGCCTCGGAGCGACAGTCACCTCGCTGACCGTGCAGCAGCTGGATCTGGTGAACGACTCGACGCTGGTCGACGTGCGGTTCCGGCTCGAACCCGCTCGCGCACGGCCGGCGCGAGAGAGGACGGAGGCGGTGTGA
- a CDS encoding polyphosphate polymerase domain-containing protein: protein MDIRMKGTGVEAGTGHAQVIGFEGLASISLEGLIAQAALLQRVDRKYLVPAADAAVILDGIDRRSRVLEIGGRRGFAYDSVYFDTPDHLSYRLTAQRRRRRFKLRTRSYLDTGTAYLELKTKSGRGSTVKDRVPYDPHNREKLTDEGREYVSALLEQHGHNPRLVERLRPSLVSRYRRATLLLPCGSRATIDTELRWTTADGEQRTALPGHVIIETKSLRRPSELDRTLWCAGYRPSGLSKFGTGTAALHPELPSNKWARTLRGAFSAQSTAAAYSHAPTPGGTS, encoded by the coding sequence ATGGACATCCGGATGAAGGGCACCGGCGTCGAAGCAGGCACCGGGCACGCGCAGGTGATCGGCTTCGAGGGTCTCGCATCGATCAGCCTCGAGGGACTCATCGCACAGGCGGCGCTCCTGCAGCGCGTCGACCGCAAGTACCTGGTGCCGGCTGCGGACGCGGCCGTGATCCTGGACGGGATCGACCGACGCAGCCGAGTGCTCGAGATCGGCGGGCGTCGCGGCTTCGCCTACGACTCCGTGTATTTCGACACTCCCGATCATCTGAGCTACCGGCTCACGGCGCAGCGCCGCAGGCGCCGCTTCAAACTCCGCACCCGCAGCTACCTGGACACCGGCACCGCCTACCTGGAGCTGAAGACGAAGAGCGGACGCGGCAGCACGGTGAAGGACCGAGTGCCGTACGATCCGCATAACCGCGAGAAGCTCACGGACGAAGGCCGCGAGTACGTCTCGGCGCTCCTCGAACAGCACGGGCATAATCCTCGCCTGGTCGAGCGACTGCGCCCGTCGCTCGTGAGCCGCTATCGGCGCGCCACCCTGCTGCTGCCGTGCGGCAGCCGGGCCACCATCGACACCGAACTGCGCTGGACGACAGCTGACGGCGAGCAACGGACGGCGCTTCCCGGACACGTCATCATCGAGACGAAATCGCTACGCCGCCCGAGCGAACTCGACCGAACCCTGTGGTGCGCGGGATATCGGCCGAGCGGCCTGAGCAAGTTCGGCACCGGAACCGCCGCTCTGCATCCAGAGCTCCCCAGCAACAAGTGGGCGCGCACTCTGCGCGGTGCCTTCTCAGCACAATCGACCGCCGCGGCGTACTCCCACGCCCCGACGCCAGGAGGAACATCATGA
- a CDS encoding carbohydrate-binding domain-containing protein, with the protein MKRPLLTFASLLLAGGLLAGCTAISDGSAALTGSTAEAATAETATSALTAFTGDLSPDAVLADNADYTTVNDDEWSVSDAVDVALNGSGATSESSAVTSAGSTVTIGEAGVYRLSGTLDGQLVVDAPEDAVVVLILDGVTITNDTGSAITVASADDVGIHLAEGSENTVSDTSSYAEDASGKAAIFSAADLTVSGTGSLTVHGNGNDGIASKDDLVILSGDIAVTAVDDALRGKDALVVEGGTLSLTAAEGDGMKSNHDSDETRGYILITGGTIDITAGDDGIQAETDTIVTGGTITVAVADDGIKGELIVSVSGGDITVLESTEAIEAVNVAIFDGTIDVTASDDGVNAAGLNDGTQNREADTGERLEISGGTITVHAGTDGLDSNGTITITGGDLSITSADNGGDTPLDANGEITVADGVTITANGAEWDPDTAGQMGAPGGGQMPGGGQMPGGDQMPGGGQMPGGDQMPGGGNGGPVSGQASGNGS; encoded by the coding sequence ATGAAACGACCGCTGCTCACCTTCGCCTCGCTGCTGCTCGCGGGCGGCCTCCTCGCCGGCTGCACCGCGATCTCCGACGGCAGCGCCGCGCTCACCGGCAGCACCGCCGAGGCCGCGACCGCCGAGACCGCGACATCCGCGCTGACGGCCTTCACCGGCGACCTCAGCCCCGACGCGGTGCTCGCCGACAACGCCGACTACACCACAGTGAACGACGACGAATGGTCGGTATCGGACGCCGTCGACGTGGCTCTGAACGGATCCGGCGCGACGAGCGAATCGTCCGCCGTGACGAGCGCCGGATCGACCGTCACGATCGGCGAGGCCGGCGTCTACCGGCTCAGCGGCACGCTCGACGGGCAGCTCGTCGTCGACGCCCCGGAGGACGCCGTGGTGGTGCTCATCCTCGACGGCGTCACGATCACCAACGACACTGGATCCGCAATCACGGTGGCGAGTGCTGACGACGTCGGGATCCACCTGGCCGAGGGCAGCGAGAACACCGTCTCCGACACCTCCTCCTACGCCGAGGACGCCTCCGGAAAGGCCGCGATCTTCTCGGCGGCCGACCTCACCGTCTCCGGCACCGGCTCCCTCACCGTGCACGGCAACGGCAATGACGGCATCGCGAGCAAGGACGACCTCGTCATCCTCTCCGGCGACATCGCAGTGACCGCGGTCGACGACGCGCTCCGCGGTAAGGACGCGCTCGTGGTCGAGGGCGGCACGCTGTCACTCACCGCGGCCGAAGGCGACGGGATGAAGAGCAACCACGACAGCGACGAGACCAGGGGATACATCCTCATCACGGGCGGCACGATCGACATCACTGCGGGCGACGACGGCATCCAGGCCGAGACCGACACGATCGTCACCGGCGGCACCATCACCGTCGCGGTCGCCGACGACGGTATCAAGGGTGAACTCATCGTCTCGGTCTCAGGCGGGGACATCACCGTCTTAGAGTCCACCGAGGCGATCGAAGCGGTGAACGTCGCGATCTTCGACGGAACGATCGATGTCACCGCCTCGGACGACGGCGTCAACGCCGCAGGTCTGAACGACGGCACCCAGAACCGGGAGGCCGACACCGGCGAGCGCCTCGAGATCTCGGGCGGCACGATCACGGTGCACGCGGGCACCGACGGGCTCGACTCGAACGGCACCATCACGATCACCGGAGGCGATCTCTCGATCACGAGCGCCGATAACGGCGGCGATACTCCGCTCGACGCCAACGGCGAGATCACGGTGGCCGACGGTGTCACCATCACCGCGAACGGCGCCGAGTGGGATCCCGACACAGCGGGTCAGATGGGTGCGCCCGGTGGCGGTCAAATGCCCGGCGGTGGTCAGATGCCCGGTGGTGACCAGATGCCCGGTGGTGGTCAGATGCCCGGTGGCGACCAAATGCCCGGCGGCGGGAACGGCGGCCCCGTCAGTGGCCAGGCGTCCGGCAACGGGTCGTAA
- a CDS encoding CotH family protein, with product MSFENVGLKLKGNSSLRGISAQSDPATLPWIIRLDRFVDDRTWDGWSEPVVHANSSETSLNEAIALSLFAETGLAAEAAVSSSFSVNGGGSALRLIVQNSNEQWTETNFGEGALLYKSEGDGGEDFGGGQGGMSRSNVLAERFRANEEFGHTIDDAASALQAELIDSGRAAESLDQRQNTLTGGAVGEVVSADTVRSEASQIAEALGIE from the coding sequence GTGAGCTTCGAGAATGTGGGCCTCAAGTTGAAGGGCAATTCGAGTCTGCGCGGCATCTCGGCCCAGTCCGATCCCGCGACCCTGCCGTGGATCATCCGGCTCGATAGATTCGTCGACGACCGGACCTGGGACGGGTGGAGCGAGCCCGTGGTCCACGCCAACAGTTCGGAGACCTCTCTCAACGAGGCCATCGCGCTCAGCCTGTTCGCCGAAACAGGCCTCGCAGCCGAGGCCGCCGTCTCGTCATCGTTCTCGGTCAACGGCGGCGGCTCGGCACTGCGCCTGATCGTGCAGAACTCCAACGAGCAATGGACGGAGACGAACTTCGGGGAAGGCGCGCTGCTCTACAAATCGGAGGGCGACGGGGGCGAAGACTTCGGCGGCGGGCAAGGCGGCATGAGCCGGAGCAACGTGCTCGCGGAGCGATTCCGAGCGAACGAGGAATTCGGGCACACGATCGACGATGCAGCATCGGCCCTCCAGGCCGAGCTGATCGACAGCGGCCGCGCCGCCGAGAGCCTGGACCAGCGGCAGAACACGCTGACCGGTGGGGCGGTGGGAGAGGTCGTCTCCGCCGACACCGTCCGCAGCGAGGCCTCCCAGATCGCCGAGGCGCTGGGCATCGAGTAG